The genomic region GATACTACTTCAAAATGGACAAGGTAAATGCGCACTGATTGCCTTAGTGAACGTTTTATTGATCTCGCCTGCCCATGCACGTTATTCCCAAGAAATTTGCAAATTGGTGAAAGGCAAGGAAATTGTTACTTTAAATGAGATCGTACAAACTCTAGCCGATATGGGTGTTCAAAACCCCAATGGTGCTAGCGtagaaaaacaacaactACTTAAAATTCTACCACAACTATATAGCGGGTTGAACATTAACCCAGAATTCAACGGGTCTTTTGAAGATGGGGTGGAAATGTCACTTTTCAGACTCTACAACGTCGGAATCGTGCATGGTTGGATAATAGATGGAGACAATGACCTAAACGCCTATGAACACgtatcaaaatattcttataTGGGCGCTCAAAAGGTTCTGGTGCAGTCGTATGAGATccagaaaaataatgcaCAATTTGAAAACGATGAACAAATTCAATCCGATGCAACTTACCTAAAATCCTTTTTGGCAAGATCTGCTACTCAATTAACTGATTATGGTCTGAATCAtctaaaagaaattctGGTGGAGAGATCATATGCCGTGCTTTTTAGAAATGACCACTTTTGTACATTATACAAGAACAATGGCGAATTGTTTACTCTGGTCACGGATCCTACTTACAGAAACCGCAAAGACATAAACTGGCAGTCGCTTACATCCGTGAATGGATTACAAGATTCTTATTATACTGGAAACTTCATTCCCACAAGTCTGGAAAGAACTGATACTACTGCTACTGGACAAAATGATTCCTATATTTCTAACCCGTTTAGTGATCAGAACACAGGACGAGTGACCACTAATCAAGGCAATAGTGGAGCAAGTGGAATACAACAGATTGAAGACGATGAGGAATTGGCAAGGAGATTACAGGAACAAGAAGATATGCGTGCGGCAAGTAACATGCAAAATGGTTATGCTAATAGCAGTAGCGATAATCCAAGAGAAAGATTCCAAAGATCTGAAAAGaactcaaagaaaaacaaatttctttccttcAATGGAAGTAGTGATGGTAAAAACAGGAAAAGAGAcaagttgaagaaaagctGTGTAGTTATGTGAAgctattctttttttttttattgtattttttataCTTATAGAATAACTCTTTGTAGGTGTCGCCACGTTAGCTCctatttttgattttactATTTTGTAATTTCGTATAACTATACTTCACTCCTTCACAATATTCAACTTAGTTATAGACCACATAGAGCATCAtattataatattattatcttttccACTGTCACCTTTGGTGTTTCTCCAAACAAAAACGCATGAAGAAACTCCGAACAATATACTGTAGCGGAAACTAATCTTTTTGGAGGATCTTCGCAAACTACAATAATA from Saccharomyces mikatae IFO 1815 strain IFO1815 genome assembly, chromosome: 7 harbors:
- the MIY3 gene encoding Miy3p (similar to Saccharomyces cerevisiae YGL082W and YPL191C; ancestral locus Anc_6.195), with product MDVSFLTKSVQINGTQYKILLQNGQGKCALIALVNVLLISPAHARYSQEICKLVKGKEIVTLNEIVQTLADMGVQNPNGASVEKQQLLKILPQLYSGLNINPEFNGSFEDGVEMSLFRLYNVGIVHGWIIDGDNDLNAYEHVSKYSYMGAQKVLVQSYEIQKNNAQFENDEQIQSDATYLKSFLARSATQLTDYGLNHLKEILVERSYAVLFRNDHFCTLYKNNGELFTLVTDPTYRNRKDINWQSLTSVNGLQDSYYTGNFIPTSLERTDTTATGQNDSYISNPFSDQNTGRVTTNQGNSGASGIQQIEDDEELARRLQEQEDMRAASNMQNGYANSSSDNPRERFQRSEKNSKKNKFLSFNGSSDGKNRKRDKLKKSCVVM